One Brachyspira hampsonii genomic window, TGAAAATAAAACTGATGAGCTTAACGAATTAGAATATAAACTTAATATAGAATTAGAAAATAAAATAGAAGAATATAAATATATTTTTAGAAATGGCAGTATTAGAAAAACAATAAAAAAAATTGGTACAAAAGAATACATTAATAATATATCAGAATTATATTTGTATAATGTTGTAGAATGCCGTGATTTATTGGATTCTCTTGCAAATATTATCAAAAACAAAGATGAAGAATTATTAATAAATTTGCTATCATTTTTCAATAAAAAGATAAAATCTATAAAAATAATAAAAAATGATATATATTTGGATATAGAAGAAATGAATGAATTAATACTTTTAAATCTTATGGGAGATGGGCTAAAAAAATATTTGTCAATTATAATTCCTATGGTAGTAAATCAATATAATATGATATTAATTGATGAAATAGAAAACGGTTTGCATTATAAAAGTATTAAGCATTTATTAAGAAGTATATTAAGCCTAATTAGAAGTAACAGCAGTATGCAAATATTTTTTACGACTCATAGTTATGAAGTATTGAAATTTTTATCTGAAATATCAGATAAAGAATTTAATGATATGAAAGATATGATAAATATTATTAATATAGTTAATACAGAAAATAAAGGTTTTCAATCCTATAATTATAATATTGATGGAGTGAAAGAATTATTGGAAAATGATTCAGATATAAGGTATTAATTTATGGATAATAATAAAAAATATATAATACTTGTTGAAGGTATAGCTGATAAAAAATTTATAAAAGATTATATTAAATTTCAATACCAAATAGATACTGATATAAATGATAATATTATTGTAGAAGAAAATGGCGGAAAAAGTTTTAATGATTATAATATTAACAATATAAAAAAATATATTGATAATAATTATAAATTAGCAGTAATATTTGATGCTGATAATAATTTTGAAGAATCGAAAAATAATATAAAAACAAATTTGGATATAGATGATAATAACATATTTTTATTTCCAAATAATAATTCTTTAGGCACTTTAGAAGATCTATTAAGCAATATCGCTGTTATAAAAGATATTATTAATTGCTTTGATAAATACACAAATTGTATAACTTCAATACCTGAAACTGTAATTCCAGCTAAAAAAGCAAAAATATATGCATATTTAGAATCAATAAAATCATATGATAAAAAAACAATAAAAGAAGATAAAAGAGATTATACTAATAATGATTTCTGGAATTTAAATGATAAATATTTAAATCCTTTAAAAGAGTTTTTTGACAGTATATAATAATACTTTTATTTTTTTATAATATGATCTATAGTTTTAGTATCTTTGCTTCCGCATTTAGGGCATTTGGGTTTGTTTAAAATTGAAAATATAGTATTTCCTAAAATAGGCTTTTTAGATTTAGTAAAAATTTTACCGCATGAATTACATATATACATAAAAGGTGGATTAAAAGGAAGCATCATAAACTCCTAAATTAATTTTAATATAATAGTATTATAGTATATATGCATGACAGTTTTTGACATTATATTAAAAAAATTTAAAAATTGTATTGTTCTTTAATTAAAAAAAATAATTATATTTAATAAAAAATCATAATATTGATTCTATAAATTGTTTTGCTACTCTCGGACTTCTTCCTGCACTTCTTATAGCATAACTTTCAGCCTGCTTTATAAGTTCTTCTTTGTCCATTTTTATATTATTTTCTTTGGCATAAGATAGCACTATATCTACAAATAAATCTTTGTCTGGTCTTTGAAAAGTTATTATTATACCAAAACGGTTAGTTAAACTCATTATCTGCTGAATAGTATCTTCTATATGTATATCATCACCCTGTCTGTCATTAAAATTCTCTTTTATTAAGTGTCTGTAATTTGAAGTAGCATAAACAACAACATTTGATGGGAAAGAGTTAACTCCGCCTTCAAGTATTGCTTTTAAATATGAAAAAGTATCATCATTAGAAGAGAAAGTTAAATCATCTATAAATATTATAAATTTCAGAGGGCTTAAACTTAAATCTTCTATTATATCAGTTATGAATGATAATTGACTTTTCTTAACCTCTATAAGTCTTAATCCTTCATCTTTGAACATATTAGCTATTGCTTTTATAGTGCTGCTTTTTCCGGTTCCAGCATCACCGTAAAGAAGTATATTATTAGCCTTTTTACCCTCAAGAAGACTTTTAGTATTTGATATAACCTTACTTCTCTCCCTTTCATAACCGTATAATTGTTTAATATCCTGCATATCCTTATGCTTTGCCGGTATAATATTTTTTTTATCATCAAGAGTAAACATATTATTATAAAAAAATATTCCATGACCTTTTTTAGGCATTTCTTCTATATGATTTTTATATAATTCATAAAAATTTATTTTCTTGCATTCCAACTTTGATATTTGATTGGAATATTCATCTGAAAATAATGTATTAAAATCAAGTGAAGATAAAACTTCAAAGAAATTTAATTCATTTTTTAGTGCATTTTTTAATGTATCGTTTATATATTCATTTTTTATATATTTATTTATATATATATTATTATCCTGAAATATTTGTTCTAATATATAATCGCCTATTGTATCGCTATATTTTAAAAGTTCATATAAAAAGTCTGAATAATAATCTATTACTTTTATTTTGTCATTATCATTATAAATTTCCAAAAATTTTAATAATTTTTTTATAACTTTAGTTTTTATAATATTTCTGAATATTACTATATTAGAGAAACCGATTCTGATTTGTGTTATTTTATTATCCATTTATAATTATTCCGTAATTATTTTTTATAGTGATATATTTTAAGTTTATTATTAATAATATTCAAGCACTTTTTATGTAATTTTTTTTTAAATTTTATGTATAAAATGTAATTTTTTTGTTATATTTAATATGTAATGTATAATTTATATAGGAAAAACACTTAATTTTTTTAAATAAATAGTTGAGTAATTCCGAAATCATTATAAAAAATAAAAACTTTACTGGAGATATTTCACTATGAAGATAAGGACTCGATTTATTATATTTTGCGTATATACTTTTGTTATGACTATATTTTTAATATATCTTCAGATTAGGATAGTTAGAAGTGTAACAGAATACAGCCGTATTTATCAGCATACTATAAAATCATCTGCTATAGCAAGGCAGTATCAGCAAAACTCAGCATTTTTAACTCAGTTTGTAAGAAGTTATGTAGCTACAGGAGATGCCAAATATGAACAGGCATATAATGACTGTATAGCAATATCAGGCGGTACAAAACCAACACCAATAAACTATGACAGAGGTATCTATTGGTCAATTTATTTAGGCAGCGGTCAAAAACCTTCTTATGATGGAGAAACTAAATCATATTCAAATGTAATGAAAGATTTGAATTTCTCTAAAGAAATGTTTGATTATTTAACTTTATCAAAAAGCCGTTCAGAAGATCTTGTAAAATTAGAAGTTCAGGCTATGGAAATAATAAAAAGTATTCCTAGAAATCCGGATGGAAGTATACCTGATGAATATAAAGCAAGACAGTTAGAAGCTATAGAGCTTGTGAATGGTAAATCTTATGAACAAAGTGTTTCACAAATAATGACTCCTATTAATCAGTTTTTTGATAAACTTGATTCTGATAATAATTTAAGTTTGCAAAATGCTGCAAA contains:
- a CDS encoding ATP-binding protein, coding for MDNKITQIRIGFSNIVIFRNIIKTKVIKKLLKFLEIYNDNDKIKVIDYYSDFLYELLKYSDTIGDYILEQIFQDNNIYINKYIKNEYINDTLKNALKNELNFFEVLSSLDFNTLFSDEYSNQISKLECKKINFYELYKNHIEEMPKKGHGIFFYNNMFTLDDKKNIIPAKHKDMQDIKQLYGYERERSKVISNTKSLLEGKKANNILLYGDAGTGKSSTIKAIANMFKDEGLRLIEVKKSQLSFITDIIEDLSLSPLKFIIFIDDLTFSSNDDTFSYLKAILEGGVNSFPSNVVVYATSNYRHLIKENFNDRQGDDIHIEDTIQQIMSLTNRFGIIITFQRPDKDLFVDIVLSYAKENNIKMDKEELIKQAESYAIRSAGRSPRVAKQFIESIL
- a CDS encoding AAA family ATPase; translated protein: MLKNISIKNFRGFDKLKINNLNKINLLVGQNNCGKTSILEAIAIISGMPDCSIAYHINSIRRINENSELKNLFYNFDYKNNNIEFDYQFDNVNHNLIISPILRKDILFENKTDELNELEYKLNIELENKIEEYKYIFRNGSIRKTIKKIGTKEYINNISELYLYNVVECRDLLDSLANIIKNKDEELLINLLSFFNKKIKSIKIIKNDIYLDIEEMNELILLNLMGDGLKKYLSIIIPMVVNQYNMILIDEIENGLHYKSIKHLLRSILSLIRSNSSMQIFFTTHSYEVLKFLSEISDKEFNDMKDMINIINIVNTENKGFQSYNYNIDGVKELLENDSDIRY
- a CDS encoding DUF3226 domain-containing protein is translated as MDNNKKYIILVEGIADKKFIKDYIKFQYQIDTDINDNIIVEENGGKSFNDYNINNIKKYIDNNYKLAVIFDADNNFEESKNNIKTNLDIDDNNIFLFPNNNSLGTLEDLLSNIAVIKDIINCFDKYTNCITSIPETVIPAKKAKIYAYLESIKSYDKKTIKEDKRDYTNNDFWNLNDKYLNPLKEFFDSI
- a CDS encoding zinc ribbon domain-containing protein, which translates into the protein MMLPFNPPFMYICNSCGKIFTKSKKPILGNTIFSILNKPKCPKCGSKDTKTIDHIIKK